Proteins from one Faecalibacterium sp. I3-3-33 genomic window:
- a CDS encoding PRD domain-containing protein — MQAVKVFNNNAVSVVMPDGREAILVGNGLGFGRRPGDVIDKSRVSKVYYVQNELQTKFLKMLDNVTPQVMQAAERISLAAEEQGILLSSKSTISLVDHISFALERVEKGTFLPNLVLSETRMLYPKEYAVGQRALELVRQFCGVQLPEDEAGYIALHLVAGAADGALAYDTVKFVKAVKEIICDTYHCTFEEESLETTRLTVHLKFLAARILRHTPWQDAGLESMYTVLLQRDSRNEVCLQRINAYLRQEFDYELDHQEQVYLLIHLTKIVG; from the coding sequence ATGCAGGCTGTAAAGGTATTCAATAACAATGCGGTGTCGGTGGTCATGCCGGACGGCAGGGAAGCCATTCTCGTGGGCAACGGGCTTGGGTTTGGCCGCCGCCCGGGGGACGTGATCGACAAAAGCCGCGTTTCCAAGGTATACTATGTGCAGAACGAGCTGCAGACCAAGTTCCTCAAGATGCTGGATAACGTCACCCCGCAGGTGATGCAGGCCGCCGAGCGCATCTCGCTGGCGGCAGAGGAGCAGGGCATCCTGCTCAGCAGCAAAAGCACCATCTCGCTGGTGGACCATATCAGCTTTGCGCTGGAGCGTGTGGAAAAGGGCACTTTTCTGCCCAACCTCGTGCTCTCGGAGACCCGGATGCTGTACCCGAAGGAGTACGCAGTGGGGCAAAGGGCGCTGGAGCTTGTTCGGCAGTTCTGCGGCGTACAGCTGCCGGAGGACGAAGCGGGCTACATTGCCCTGCATCTGGTAGCCGGTGCGGCGGACGGCGCGCTGGCCTACGATACCGTAAAGTTCGTCAAGGCGGTCAAGGAAATCATCTGCGATACCTATCACTGCACCTTTGAGGAAGAGAGCCTTGAGACCACCCGCCTGACCGTACACCTCAAGTTTCTGGCGGCGCGCATCCTGCGGCACACCCCGTGGCAGGACGCCGGGCTGGAATCCATGTATACGGTGCTTTTGCAGCGCGACAGCCGCAACGAGGTGTGCTTACAGCGCATCAATGCCTATCTGCGGCAGGAATTTGATTACGAGCTGGATCATCAGGAGCAGGTCTATCTGCTCATCCACCTGACCAAGATCGTTGGTTAA
- a CDS encoding phosphatase PAP2 family protein, with amino-acid sequence MKRSWLARHPIGFMALYTIFYLSVFHYLEANVPLRSILVHCRLDDLIPFCKYAVIPYFAWFAWIPFTLFYLLWKAPREDFWRLCLPLFSGMTIALACYAVLPTALDLRPYWVPGSDIFARVVRFLYRTDTATNVCPSIHVFNSVTLLLAYYRSRIFEAPRRRWMRPAAAVLCVSIVCSTVLLKQHSCIDVALGALLALALDSAFTALERSQLPQVRRA; translated from the coding sequence ATGAAACGCAGCTGGCTTGCGCGCCACCCCATCGGGTTCATGGCGCTGTATACTATATTTTATCTTTCTGTTTTTCACTATCTGGAGGCAAACGTCCCCCTGCGCAGCATTCTGGTGCACTGTCGGTTGGACGATCTGATCCCCTTCTGCAAATATGCGGTGATCCCCTACTTTGCATGGTTTGCGTGGATCCCCTTCACCCTGTTCTATCTGCTGTGGAAAGCCCCGCGTGAGGACTTCTGGCGGCTGTGTCTGCCGCTGTTCTCCGGCATGACCATTGCACTGGCCTGCTACGCGGTGCTGCCCACCGCACTGGACCTGCGCCCCTACTGGGTGCCGGGCAGCGACATCTTTGCCCGGGTGGTGCGCTTTTTGTACCGCACCGACACCGCCACCAACGTCTGCCCGTCCATCCATGTGTTCAACTCGGTAACGCTGCTGCTGGCGTACTACCGCAGCCGCATTTTTGAGGCGCCCCGCCGCCGCTGGATGCGTCCCGCAGCTGCTGTGCTGTGCGTTTCCATCGTCTGCTCCACCGTGCTGCTCAAGCAGCACAGCTGCATTGACGTGGCCTTGGGTGCACTGCTGGCACTGGCTCTGGACAGCGCCTTTACCGCCCTCGAGCGCAGCCAGCTGCCGCAGGTGCGGAGAGCATAA
- a CDS encoding MATE family efflux transporter, whose translation MKSSKFTSTPLFPRQALVALLLPLIAEQALSVTIGLADTLMVSSVGEAAVSGVSLVDSFNTLMIQIMSALATGGAVVTSQYIGHQEPKNAKAAAAQILFVLSSFSVLVAAVVIGGRHAILRGIFGSIDADVMRYAETYFLLSALSYPFIGLYNAGAALFRAQGNSKISMLSSLVMNVVNIGGNAVLIYGFGMGVMGAALASLVSRAIACAVVLYLLQKPGCALRVDSLRAMAPNGGLIRRILRVGIPAGIENGMFQIGKLSVSSLTSTLGTAAIAANAVANTTTTFLNIPANAVGMAALTVVGQCLGAGEKEQAVYYSRRLMLTAYCGAWVMNLSAFFFANRFAVSLFNLSPEAQAMALDIMVWFNIVSLFVWPSSFTLPNILRAAGDARFTMTVSIVSMWAFRVGFCYLVVLCFGGGLLSIWMGMYLDWVFRSLCFYLRFRRGSWLEQSVI comes from the coding sequence ATGAAATCGTCCAAATTCACATCCACTCCCCTGTTTCCACGGCAGGCGCTGGTGGCGCTGCTGCTGCCGCTGATCGCAGAGCAGGCGCTCAGCGTGACCATTGGTCTGGCGGATACCCTGATGGTATCCTCGGTGGGCGAAGCCGCCGTGTCCGGCGTAAGCCTTGTGGACAGCTTCAACACCCTGATGATCCAGATCATGAGCGCACTGGCTACCGGCGGCGCGGTGGTCACCAGCCAGTACATCGGCCATCAGGAGCCAAAAAACGCCAAGGCTGCGGCGGCGCAGATTTTATTCGTGCTGTCCAGTTTCAGTGTGCTGGTGGCGGCGGTGGTCATCGGCGGGCGGCACGCCATTCTGCGGGGCATCTTCGGCTCCATTGATGCGGACGTGATGCGCTACGCCGAGACCTACTTTCTGCTTTCGGCGCTGAGCTATCCCTTCATCGGCCTGTACAACGCTGGTGCGGCGCTGTTCCGGGCGCAGGGCAACAGCAAGATCAGTATGCTGTCCAGCTTGGTGATGAACGTGGTGAACATCGGCGGCAATGCGGTGCTGATCTACGGCTTCGGCATGGGGGTCATGGGTGCGGCGCTGGCCAGCCTTGTGTCCCGCGCCATTGCCTGCGCGGTGGTGCTGTATCTGCTGCAAAAGCCGGGCTGCGCCTTGCGGGTGGACAGCCTGCGGGCGATGGCTCCGAACGGCGGGCTGATCCGGCGCATCCTGCGGGTGGGCATCCCCGCCGGCATCGAGAACGGCATGTTCCAGATCGGCAAGCTGTCGGTCTCCAGCCTGACCTCCACCCTTGGCACGGCAGCCATTGCCGCCAATGCCGTTGCCAATACCACCACCACTTTCCTGAACATCCCCGCCAACGCCGTGGGCATGGCTGCCCTGACCGTGGTGGGCCAGTGTCTGGGCGCGGGCGAAAAGGAACAGGCGGTGTACTACTCCCGCCGCCTGATGCTGACCGCCTACTGCGGCGCGTGGGTGATGAACCTGTCGGCCTTCTTCTTCGCCAACCGGTTCGCGGTGTCCCTGTTCAACCTCTCGCCGGAGGCACAGGCCATGGCGCTGGACATCATGGTGTGGTTCAACATCGTTTCCCTGTTCGTGTGGCCGTCCAGCTTTACCCTGCCCAACATCCTGCGCGCCGCCGGTGACGCCCGGTTTACCATGACCGTGAGCATCGTGTCCATGTGGGCGTTCCGGGTAGGCTTCTGCTATCTGGTCGTGCTGTGCTTCGGCGGCGGGCTGCTGAGCATCTGGATGGGGATGTATCTGGACTGGGTGTTCCGCTCGCTGTGCTTCTATCTGCGCTTCCGCCGGGGCAGCTGGCTGGAGCAGAGTGTGATCTGA
- a CDS encoding 6-phospho-alpha-glucosidase translates to MVITIAGGGSTFTAGIVKSIALRREELEVDEIRLFDINKERQDKVAVVVDWVLHKELNTDIKLVVTTDVQEAYTDTSFVFAQMRVGGYAMREQDEKIPLRHGCVGQETCGCGGMAYGMRTIFPMIKLIDDVEKYAKKDYWILNYSNPAAIVSEACRKLRPKARIINICDMPIAIIDVVAAAMGIQNKKEIVYDYFGLNHFGWFTSIQYHGEDLMPKLRAYIKENKILLPESYLKGMGALTSSASQNRHTKGSWYYVWKGEYEIMENFPEYLPNTYLNYYLQAKEFVEHSDPNHTRANEVEETREKNLFDGIDHYLKTGEVDANTFYAGSHGDWIADLSAALKNDTKARFLIITENRGAIPNMPYDAMVELPAYIGKNGPEVIARDNIPLFQQGLMMQQLNSEKLLVEGCVEGSYEKVLQAFTLNKTVPSMNVAKAILDDMIEANKGYWPELH, encoded by the coding sequence ATGGTCATTACTATTGCTGGCGGCGGTAGCACTTTTACCGCCGGTATCGTCAAATCCATCGCCCTGCGCCGGGAAGAACTGGAAGTGGACGAGATCCGTCTGTTCGACATCAACAAGGAGCGGCAGGACAAGGTAGCCGTTGTGGTGGACTGGGTCCTGCACAAGGAACTGAATACCGACATCAAGCTGGTGGTCACCACTGATGTGCAGGAGGCTTACACGGACACCTCTTTTGTGTTTGCCCAGATGCGCGTGGGCGGCTACGCCATGCGGGAGCAGGACGAAAAGATCCCCCTGCGCCACGGCTGCGTGGGACAGGAGACCTGCGGCTGCGGCGGCATGGCCTACGGAATGCGCACCATCTTCCCCATGATCAAGCTGATCGATGACGTGGAAAAGTATGCCAAGAAGGATTACTGGATCCTGAACTACTCCAACCCCGCCGCCATCGTATCCGAGGCCTGCCGCAAGCTGCGCCCGAAGGCACGGATCATCAACATCTGCGATATGCCCATCGCCATCATTGACGTGGTGGCAGCTGCCATGGGCATCCAGAACAAGAAGGAGATCGTTTACGATTACTTTGGCCTGAACCACTTTGGCTGGTTCACCTCCATCCAGTACCACGGCGAGGATCTGATGCCCAAGCTGCGCGCCTACATCAAGGAGAACAAGATCCTTTTGCCGGAAAGCTACCTCAAGGGCATGGGCGCGCTGACCTCCTCCGCCAGCCAGAACCGCCACACCAAGGGCAGCTGGTACTATGTGTGGAAGGGCGAGTACGAGATCATGGAAAACTTCCCGGAGTACCTGCCCAACACCTACCTGAACTACTATCTGCAGGCCAAGGAGTTCGTGGAGCACTCGGACCCGAACCACACCCGCGCCAACGAGGTGGAGGAGACCCGCGAAAAGAACCTGTTCGACGGCATCGACCACTACCTCAAGACCGGCGAGGTGGACGCCAACACCTTCTATGCCGGCAGTCACGGCGACTGGATCGCAGATCTTTCCGCTGCGCTGAAGAACGACACCAAGGCACGCTTCCTCATCATCACCGAGAACCGCGGCGCGATCCCCAATATGCCCTATGACGCAATGGTGGAACTGCCCGCCTACATCGGCAAGAACGGCCCGGAGGTCATTGCCCGGGACAACATCCCGCTGTTCCAGCAGGGTCTGATGATGCAGCAGCTCAACAGCGAAAAGCTGCTGGTGGAGGGCTGCGTGGAAGGCAGCTACGAGAAGGTGTTGCAGGCCTTCACCCTGAACAAGACTGTGCCCAGCATGAACGTTGCCAAGGCCATTCTGGACGATATGATCGAAGCCAACAAGGGCTACTGGCCGGAACTGCACTGA
- a CDS encoding DUF362 domain-containing protein, producing the protein MEASKVYYTDFRCPVGTSLLEKLRRVCIAAGIKDIDMDGRFVAIKMHFGELGNLAFLRPNYAKVVADLCKEQGGMPFLTDCNTLYPGSRKNALEHLNCAQLNGFWPMTTGCQVLIADGLRGTDEVEVPVPNGEYCKTAKIGRAIMDADVFISLNHFKGHESTGFGGALKNIGMGCGSRAGKMEQHAAGKPAVQEGLCRGCHRCAKECGSDAITYSAENKAIINYDKCKGCGRCIGACSFDAIYSPNDCANELLDRKMAEYAAAVCHDRPCFHISLVQDISPNCDCHGENDAPILPDIGIFASFDPVALDQACVDACLNAAPLPNSQLGANLAKPGWNCYHDNFKDSNPNIEWKATLEQAEKVGMGTRQYVLKKV; encoded by the coding sequence ATGGAAGCATCCAAAGTTTACTATACGGATTTCCGCTGTCCGGTGGGCACCAGCCTGCTGGAAAAGCTGCGCCGGGTGTGCATTGCCGCCGGCATCAAGGACATCGACATGGACGGCCGGTTCGTGGCCATCAAGATGCACTTCGGCGAGCTGGGCAATCTGGCCTTTCTGCGTCCCAACTACGCCAAGGTGGTGGCAGACCTGTGCAAGGAGCAGGGCGGTATGCCGTTTTTGACCGACTGCAACACCCTGTACCCGGGCAGCCGCAAGAATGCGCTGGAGCATTTGAACTGCGCCCAGCTGAACGGCTTCTGGCCTATGACCACCGGCTGTCAGGTACTTATCGCCGACGGTCTGCGCGGCACGGATGAGGTGGAAGTGCCGGTGCCGAACGGCGAATACTGCAAGACCGCCAAGATTGGCCGTGCCATCATGGATGCGGACGTGTTCATCAGCCTGAACCACTTCAAGGGCCACGAGTCCACCGGCTTCGGCGGTGCGCTCAAGAATATCGGCATGGGCTGCGGCTCCCGCGCGGGCAAGATGGAGCAGCACGCTGCCGGCAAGCCCGCCGTGCAGGAGGGTTTGTGCCGCGGCTGCCACCGCTGCGCCAAGGAGTGCGGCTCGGACGCCATTACTTACAGCGCCGAAAACAAGGCCATCATCAATTACGACAAGTGCAAGGGCTGTGGCCGCTGCATTGGTGCGTGCAGCTTTGACGCCATCTATTCCCCCAACGACTGCGCCAACGAGCTGCTGGACCGCAAGATGGCAGAGTACGCCGCCGCAGTCTGCCACGACCGTCCCTGCTTCCATATTTCTCTGGTGCAGGACATCAGCCCCAACTGCGACTGCCACGGCGAGAACGACGCGCCCATCCTGCCGGATATCGGCATCTTTGCGTCCTTTGACCCTGTGGCGCTGGACCAGGCCTGCGTGGACGCCTGCCTGAACGCCGCCCCGCTGCCCAACAGCCAGCTGGGCGCAAACCTTGCAAAGCCGGGCTGGAACTGCTACCACGACAACTTCAAGGACTCCAACCCCAACATCGAGTGGAAAGCCACCCTTGAACAGGCCGAGAAGGTGGGCATGGGCACCCGCCAGTATGTGCTGAAAAAGGTATAA
- a CDS encoding PTS transporter subunit EIIC, which translates to MKEKVMNGLEKFSKAMLSPLSYISAAGLILVLGALLTSTSLSAMIPVLQWTPIKLLGQLIYNCIMVIINNLSLMFCVGIAAALAKKNKQQAAIIGLMSYFMYLTAGNVTLTQLGMLAEADPMVGLYGTGQSTVFGIQTVDMGVFGGILLGLVCGWVYNRTCEKQFKGIITQIYSGNRWSFTCMVVFSILFGFGSCFFWPPVQSVISALTDLIATSGNFGLFLYGFLERFLIPTGLHHLIYTPFQFSALGNSLTVGDATYTGSYIVMMMEYSMGLPFSDGIVWMYTGFTKTFGYFGIVAAFIFCARKENRKKTAAVLVPLAFTASLASITEPLDFMFCFSAPILWVAHACISGLFIVLLHTFHVTGFTTNLLGSILMNLSAGADKTNYPTLYLLALCQIAVYFVVFTLLIKAFNIHTPGREEVSTETAKSDAPAKKASVKDAAEVQCVIDGLGGKENILSVDNCFTRLRVNIKDPAKLDEAAINKLPNSGIVKKGTDIQIVYGLQVADIKRAVEAQLENQ; encoded by the coding sequence ATGAAAGAAAAAGTCATGAATGGCTTGGAAAAGTTCTCCAAAGCCATGCTCTCACCGCTGTCGTATATCTCGGCAGCAGGCCTGATCCTTGTGCTGGGCGCATTGCTTACCAGCACAAGCCTTAGTGCGATGATCCCCGTTCTGCAGTGGACCCCCATCAAGCTGCTGGGTCAGCTGATCTACAACTGCATCATGGTCATCATCAACAACCTCAGCCTGATGTTCTGCGTGGGCATCGCAGCGGCGCTGGCCAAAAAGAACAAGCAGCAGGCTGCCATCATCGGCCTGATGAGCTATTTTATGTACCTGACCGCCGGCAACGTCACCCTGACCCAGCTGGGTATGCTGGCCGAGGCTGACCCGATGGTGGGTCTGTACGGCACCGGTCAGTCCACCGTGTTCGGCATCCAGACGGTGGATATGGGTGTGTTCGGCGGCATCCTGCTGGGTCTGGTCTGCGGCTGGGTGTACAACCGCACCTGTGAAAAGCAGTTCAAGGGCATCATCACCCAGATCTACTCCGGCAACCGCTGGTCCTTTACCTGCATGGTGGTCTTTTCCATCCTGTTCGGCTTTGGCTCCTGCTTCTTCTGGCCGCCGGTGCAGAGCGTCATCAGCGCACTGACCGATCTGATCGCCACCTCCGGCAACTTCGGCCTGTTCCTGTACGGCTTCCTGGAGCGCTTCCTCATCCCCACCGGCCTGCACCACCTCATCTACACCCCCTTCCAGTTCTCTGCACTGGGCAACAGCCTGACCGTGGGCGATGCCACCTACACCGGCTCCTACATCGTCATGATGATGGAGTACAGCATGGGTCTGCCCTTCTCGGACGGCATCGTGTGGATGTACACCGGCTTCACCAAGACCTTCGGTTACTTTGGCATCGTGGCGGCCTTCATCTTCTGCGCCCGCAAGGAGAACCGCAAAAAGACCGCTGCCGTTCTGGTGCCGCTGGCATTTACCGCCTCTCTGGCTTCCATCACCGAGCCGCTGGACTTCATGTTCTGCTTCTCTGCCCCCATCCTGTGGGTGGCACACGCCTGCATCTCCGGCCTGTTCATCGTGCTGCTGCACACCTTCCATGTCACCGGCTTTACCACCAACCTCCTCGGCTCGATTCTGATGAACCTTTCCGCCGGTGCAGATAAGACCAACTATCCCACCCTGTATCTGCTGGCGCTGTGCCAGATCGCAGTGTACTTTGTGGTGTTCACCCTGCTGATCAAGGCCTTCAACATCCACACCCCCGGCCGGGAAGAGGTGAGCACCGAGACCGCTAAGAGCGATGCACCCGCCAAGAAGGCAAGCGTGAAGGACGCTGCCGAGGTCCAGTGCGTCATCGACGGTCTGGGCGGCAAGGAGAACATCCTGTCGGTGGACAACTGCTTCACCCGTCTGCGGGTAAACATCAAGGACCCCGCAAAGCTGGACGAAGCTGCCATCAACAAACTGCCGAACAGCGGCATCGTGAAAAAGGGAACCGATATCCAGATCGTTTACGGTCTGCAGGTAGCCGATATCAAGCGTGCTGTGGAAGCACAGCTGGAAAACCAGTAA
- the gluQRS gene encoding tRNA glutamyl-Q(34) synthetase GluQRS gives MQNQVPVSQNRPVTGRFAPSPSGRLHLGNLACSLLAWLSAKSQGGRIVLRIEDLDAERCPRVYADLLEQDLAWLGLTWDEGGSTGGAHAPYYQSECGDIYTQSYRKLEQRGLVYPCFCSRSQLHAASAPHTSDGNVIYPGTCRGLTPEEIAEKRKKKAPAYRLMVPDEEITFTDGCMGTHTENLLRDCGDFYLRRADGVFAYQLAVVVDDARMGITEVVRGADLLSSTARQLYLYRLLGLQPPRFAHCPLLLAADGRRLSKRDGDQSLENLRAKYTAPEIIGKLAYAYGLQPEPAPRTPESLVPDFAWTKVPKQDICLPEGLF, from the coding sequence ATGCAAAACCAAGTCCCTGTATCCCAAAACCGCCCGGTCACCGGGCGCTTTGCGCCCAGCCCCAGCGGACGGCTGCATCTGGGCAATCTGGCGTGCAGCCTGCTGGCATGGCTCAGCGCAAAAAGTCAGGGCGGGCGCATCGTGCTGCGCATCGAGGATCTGGACGCCGAGCGCTGTCCCCGCGTCTACGCCGACTTACTGGAGCAGGACCTTGCGTGGTTGGGGCTTACATGGGACGAGGGCGGCAGCACCGGCGGTGCACACGCGCCCTATTACCAGAGCGAGTGCGGGGACATCTATACCCAAAGCTACCGCAAGCTGGAACAGAGGGGGCTGGTGTACCCCTGCTTCTGCTCCCGCTCCCAGCTGCACGCCGCCAGCGCACCCCACACCTCGGATGGCAACGTCATCTACCCGGGCACCTGCCGGGGGCTGACGCCGGAGGAAATTGCGGAAAAGCGCAAAAAGAAAGCCCCTGCCTACCGTCTGATGGTGCCGGACGAGGAGATCACCTTTACGGACGGCTGCATGGGCACCCACACGGAGAACCTGCTGCGGGACTGCGGCGACTTCTACCTGCGCCGGGCAGACGGGGTGTTTGCCTATCAGCTGGCGGTGGTGGTGGATGATGCCCGCATGGGCATCACCGAGGTGGTGCGCGGGGCAGACCTGCTGTCCTCCACGGCGCGGCAGCTGTACCTGTACCGTCTGCTGGGCTTGCAGCCGCCCCGCTTTGCCCACTGCCCGCTGCTGCTGGCAGCGGACGGACGGCGGCTGTCCAAGCGGGACGGCGACCAGAGCCTTGAAAACCTGCGGGCAAAATACACCGCGCCGGAGATCATCGGCAAGCTGGCGTATGCCTACGGATTGCAGCCGGAACCCGCCCCCCGCACCCCGGAAAGCCTTGTGCCGGACTTTGCGTGGACAAAAGTCCCCAAGCAGGATATCTGCCTGCCCGAGGGGCTGTTCTGA
- a CDS encoding acylphosphatase yields MFDFLSKKDRTPPALPEGTERRRYIITGQVQGVGFRYRARYAAQTLDLTGWVQNEDDGSVTLEVQGDPDKFMSLFAMIQKSDYIQITGIRSKNIPPDPWERGFSVKGY; encoded by the coding sequence GTGTTTGATTTTCTTTCCAAAAAGGACCGCACCCCGCCCGCACTGCCGGAGGGCACGGAGCGGCGGCGCTACATCATCACCGGGCAGGTGCAGGGGGTGGGCTTCCGCTACCGGGCGCGGTACGCCGCGCAGACCCTTGACCTGACCGGCTGGGTGCAGAACGAGGACGACGGCAGCGTGACGCTGGAAGTGCAGGGCGACCCGGACAAGTTTATGTCTCTGTTCGCCATGATCCAGAAAAGCGATTATATCCAGATCACCGGCATCCGCAGCAAAAATATCCCGCCCGACCCGTGGGAGCGCGGCTTCTCGGTGAAGGGATATTAA
- a CDS encoding putative manganese-dependent inorganic diphosphatase, giving the protein MQQTAHKVVVIGHRNPDTDSICSAIAYAELKNKTSDLVCEARRAGKMNQETEFVLKKFGVTPPRMCTDVNPKIRDVDYRQIPGISGSTSLRKAWEIMRDQKIDTLPVTSEDDELQGVITVKDIATANMDLFDTGILAKSRTSYRNILETLGATMVVGSEDAVCTTGHIRIGTATPEMLESNMEKGDIVILTNRYESQLCAIEKEASLIIICNGAKVGRTIQHIAAETGVAIMSAPCDTYAAAKLISQCAPISYYMTRDDIMKFTLVTPVADVTRVMAKVRHRYFPILDADGKYCGMISRRNIINLRKRRIILVDHNEATQAVEGFDQAEILEIIDHHRIGSLETSGPVYFRNQPVGCTATIVTQMYDENGVTIPQKTAGLLLAAILSDTLVFRSPTCTPIDVNAANRLAKIAGVDINEFANEMFEAGEKLDGKTAEEVFLQDFKVFMCGDIRFGVAQGSYMTRKNLTAAEALLKPYLEEARNKQNVEDIYMLLTDVPKEESVVICDGRYAAGVLTDGFEIQPGTDGSWTLPGVVSRKKQFIPALMTAYQEL; this is encoded by the coding sequence ATGCAGCAAACTGCGCATAAGGTCGTGGTCATCGGGCATCGCAACCCGGACACCGACTCCATTTGCTCTGCCATTGCCTATGCAGAGCTGAAAAACAAGACCAGCGATCTGGTCTGCGAAGCCCGGCGTGCGGGCAAAATGAATCAGGAAACTGAATTTGTGCTGAAAAAGTTCGGGGTCACGCCGCCCCGGATGTGCACCGACGTCAACCCTAAGATCCGGGACGTGGATTACCGCCAGATCCCCGGCATCTCCGGCTCCACCAGCCTGCGCAAGGCGTGGGAGATCATGCGCGACCAGAAGATCGACACCCTCCCCGTGACCAGCGAGGATGACGAATTGCAGGGCGTCATCACGGTGAAGGATATCGCCACCGCCAACATGGACCTGTTCGACACCGGCATCCTTGCCAAGAGCCGCACCAGCTACCGCAATATTCTGGAAACGCTGGGCGCTACCATGGTAGTGGGCAGCGAGGACGCAGTGTGCACCACCGGTCACATCCGCATTGGCACCGCCACCCCGGAAATGCTGGAAAGCAACATGGAAAAGGGCGATATCGTCATCCTGACCAACCGCTACGAGAGCCAGCTCTGCGCCATCGAGAAGGAAGCTTCTCTTATCATCATCTGCAACGGCGCAAAGGTGGGCCGCACCATCCAGCATATCGCCGCCGAGACCGGCGTAGCCATCATGAGTGCCCCCTGCGATACCTATGCGGCGGCAAAGCTCATCAGCCAGTGTGCGCCCATTTCCTATTACATGACCCGGGACGATATCATGAAATTCACCCTCGTCACCCCGGTGGCAGACGTCACCCGCGTGATGGCAAAGGTGCGCCACCGGTATTTCCCCATTCTGGACGCAGACGGCAAGTATTGCGGTATGATCAGCCGCCGCAACATCATCAACCTGCGCAAGCGCCGCATCATTCTGGTGGACCACAACGAGGCCACACAGGCGGTGGAGGGCTTTGATCAGGCCGAGATCCTGGAGATCATCGACCACCACCGCATCGGCAGTCTGGAGACCAGCGGCCCGGTGTACTTCCGTAACCAGCCGGTGGGCTGCACCGCCACCATCGTCACCCAGATGTACGATGAAAACGGCGTGACCATCCCGCAAAAGACCGCCGGTCTGCTGCTGGCTGCCATCCTGTCGGATACGCTGGTGTTCCGCAGCCCCACCTGCACCCCCATCGACGTGAACGCCGCCAACCGTCTGGCAAAGATCGCCGGGGTGGACATCAACGAGTTTGCCAACGAAATGTTCGAAGCCGGCGAAAAGCTGGACGGCAAGACCGCCGAGGAAGTGTTCTTGCAGGACTTCAAGGTGTTCATGTGCGGCGATATCCGCTTTGGCGTGGCGCAGGGCAGCTACATGACCCGCAAGAACCTGACCGCCGCCGAGGCGCTGCTGAAGCCGTATCTGGAAGAGGCACGCAACAAGCAGAACGTGGAGGACATCTACATGCTGCTGACCGATGTGCCCAAGGAAGAGAGCGTGGTCATCTGCGATGGACGCTACGCCGCCGGGGTGCTGACGGATGGCTTCGAGATCCAGCCCGGCACTGATGGCAGCTGGACGCTGCCGGGCGTGGTGAGCCGCAAAAAGCAGTTCATCCCCGCCCTGATGACCGCTTATCAGGAACTGTAA